A single region of the Plantactinospora soyae genome encodes:
- a CDS encoding carbonic anhydrase — protein sequence MVIDIDELVRRNAEFAASGAFADLPILSSGNLRVIGCVDPRVDPSHVLGLSAGEAVIMRNIGGRVTPPALRSWAMLAKVAEARSNGRPQGDAHMVILHHTDCGIRDLVPFPDLLADYFEIPAAGLDTKAVTNPHVSVRIDVEAMKHTLPAGVQVSGLVYHVETGLIETVVPPTAGTKQAQPTGRYHNRLP from the coding sequence ATGGTGATCGACATCGACGAACTGGTCCGGCGCAACGCCGAGTTCGCCGCGAGCGGGGCCTTCGCTGACCTTCCGATCCTGTCCAGCGGCAACCTACGCGTTATCGGCTGCGTCGATCCTCGTGTCGACCCGAGCCACGTTCTGGGCCTCAGCGCGGGCGAAGCCGTGATCATGCGCAACATCGGCGGCCGCGTGACGCCTCCGGCCCTACGCTCGTGGGCGATGCTGGCGAAGGTCGCCGAAGCCCGCAGCAACGGCCGGCCACAAGGCGACGCGCACATGGTGATTTTGCATCACACCGACTGTGGAATCAGGGACCTGGTGCCGTTCCCCGATCTGCTGGCTGATTACTTCGAGATCCCGGCCGCCGGCCTGGACACGAAGGCGGTTACCAATCCGCACGTCTCCGTCAGGATTGACGTCGAAGCCATGAAGCATACGCTTCCAGCCGGAGTTCAGGTGTCAGGTCTCGTCTACCACGTCGAGACCGGACTCATCGAGACCGTCGTTCCGCCCACGGCAGGCACGAAGCAGGCACAACCGACGGGTCGGTACCACAATCGCCTGCCGTAG
- a CDS encoding integrase core domain-containing protein, with product MSAFDTVFTAAGIDVLASPPQAPQANAFAQRWVGTVRRECTDRRLIVGERHLAGVLTEYPEHYNGHRPHGSLGQRPPNPPPQVVDLNAAHVERRRSWAD from the coding sequence GTGTCTGCCTTCGACACGGTCTTCACCGCCGCCGGTATCGACGTTCTCGCCTCGCCGCCACAGGCCCCGCAAGCGAACGCCTTCGCGCAGCGCTGGGTCGGCACGGTACGGCGCGAGTGCACCGATCGGAGGCTCATCGTCGGCGAGCGGCACCTGGCGGGCGTCCTGACCGAGTACCCGGAGCATTACAACGGCCACCGGCCACACGGATCACTTGGACAGCGACCACCGAACCCACCACCGCAGGTCGTTGACCTCAACGCCGCCCACGTCGAACGACGCCGATCCTGGGCGGACTGA
- a CDS encoding CPBP family intramembrane glutamic endopeptidase → MSSTEVLTGSETRRSITPGWPEIVVGLVVLVAVAFGFPALLKATGVAEQLSSLVSGLILAALSGVAGLIAFFAANQVRIRDWSAFGVRRTSVRWLLIGVAGGIVAATVWRVVAGIVFVLAGPSENIQEPYRDAAQGSVFFIVLSILFLAVLTPLGEEFLFRGVITTALLRYGALIGVIGSTLIFALAHWNLSISVIALVVGLIAAELRRRSGSVWPGFVVHLVNNLIGQLIIVVWL, encoded by the coding sequence ATGTCCTCTACCGAAGTCCTGACGGGAAGCGAGACACGCCGTTCGATCACACCGGGCTGGCCGGAGATCGTGGTCGGCCTGGTCGTGCTGGTGGCCGTCGCGTTCGGCTTTCCGGCGCTGCTCAAGGCCACCGGGGTCGCCGAGCAGCTCTCATCGTTGGTCTCCGGTCTGATCCTCGCCGCGCTGTCCGGCGTGGCCGGACTCATCGCCTTCTTCGCCGCCAATCAGGTACGCATCCGCGACTGGTCCGCTTTCGGCGTACGCCGTACCTCCGTACGGTGGCTGCTGATCGGCGTCGCCGGCGGAATCGTCGCGGCGACCGTGTGGCGGGTGGTGGCCGGAATCGTCTTCGTCCTCGCCGGACCGAGTGAGAACATCCAGGAGCCGTATCGCGACGCGGCCCAGGGCAGCGTGTTCTTTATCGTGCTGTCCATCCTGTTCCTTGCCGTGCTCACCCCGCTCGGCGAGGAGTTCCTGTTCCGCGGTGTCATCACCACAGCGCTGCTGCGTTACGGCGCGCTGATCGGCGTCATCGGCAGCACGCTGATCTTCGCCTTGGCCCACTGGAACCTCTCGATCTCCGTCATCGCGCTCGTCGTCGGCCTGATCGCCGCCGAGCTGCGTCGGCGTAGCGGTTCGGTGTGGCCCGGCTTTGTCGTCCACCTGGTCAACAACCTGATCGGCCAATTGATCATCGTGGTGTGGCTGTGA
- a CDS encoding GntR family transcriptional regulator, with product MSKLSVESASAVPVYRQIVEQIRFLVESGGLRPGERLPPVRRLADNLGVNRNTVVKAYATLREMGMIETRGASGTVIATPPVAVQQAPALRDAVLAALHGGMSPEQVRDAAYSIARQGASGVRAAFVECNEERAQAFSKELSARLHIDVRPGLLTELDTITTDVDLVITTFFHLAKVRQWARTRQRDIETAAIVVAPHIRTLMKVAELPAGARVGVRYSTEHQSAQVRDWLATAGSAEVVLIASAAPVPADLAVLVVPSEDPRLGEGVGPGTEVVEFGNVLDEGSIHMVATVVDEIRARRWV from the coding sequence ATGAGCAAGCTGTCCGTCGAGTCGGCGTCGGCCGTCCCGGTCTATCGGCAGATCGTGGAGCAGATCCGGTTCCTGGTCGAGAGCGGCGGGCTGCGGCCGGGCGAGCGCCTGCCACCGGTCCGGCGGCTCGCAGACAATCTCGGCGTCAACCGGAACACCGTGGTGAAGGCGTACGCCACGTTGCGCGAGATGGGGATGATCGAAACCCGCGGTGCGTCCGGGACGGTGATCGCCACGCCGCCGGTCGCAGTGCAGCAGGCGCCGGCGTTGCGGGACGCCGTGCTGGCGGCGCTGCACGGCGGGATGTCTCCGGAGCAGGTGCGCGACGCTGCGTACTCGATCGCCCGTCAGGGCGCGAGCGGGGTGCGGGCGGCGTTCGTGGAGTGCAACGAGGAACGCGCGCAGGCGTTCTCGAAGGAGCTGTCCGCCCGGCTGCACATCGACGTGCGGCCGGGGCTGCTCACCGAGTTGGACACCATCACGACCGACGTGGACCTGGTCATCACCACGTTCTTCCACCTGGCGAAGGTCCGTCAGTGGGCGCGGACCAGGCAGCGCGACATCGAAACGGCCGCCATCGTGGTGGCCCCGCACATCCGCACGCTGATGAAGGTCGCCGAGTTGCCCGCCGGCGCCCGGGTCGGTGTCCGTTACTCCACGGAGCACCAGAGCGCGCAGGTCCGCGACTGGCTGGCCACCGCCGGAAGCGCGGAAGTCGTGCTCATCGCGTCCGCCGCGCCGGTCCCCGCGGACCTGGCGGTGCTGGTCGTGCCGAGCGAGGATCCGCGGCTCGGCGAGGGCGTGGGTCCGGGCACCGAGGTGGTCGAGTTCGGCAACGTCCTCGACGAGGGATCGATCCACATGGTCGCGACGGTCGTCGATGAGATCCGGGCCAGGCGATGGGTTTGA
- a CDS encoding ABC transporter ATP-binding protein, with protein MTPETRRQTLIRLTRDRLEIARLTGRAGSPMIVAAVLVNLVVGLLPPAFVVASSILLGKVPAAVVAGLGSPEWDDLVIAFLLAAAAFVGQQIVAPVQELFGKLVARRIDGLVSDELMAIATSTDGIGPLEDPGLVEHLRVAARELENWLFSPGEACAGLVALVGRYTQLAGYAVVVGVLLSWPAAAAMTAAVVLQRYGQRGGLRMFAEERFLLDPQELRNDYLREVASAAGSAKEMRVFGLHHFFVDFWRQSYLEWLVPVWKARRRIYLWRFLGITSFSLVITAAVLAFTGRVATDVTAGLTLTGFAMVMQAALGALRLGEYYPESDLQTALGMHAYQKVKSFREGVAGYAGQTAGEVAPPTPATGMIQFDRVSFHYPGDKRMIFQELDLTIPIGQCTALVGVNGAGKTTLVKLLARLYEPTSGTIWLDGVDIRSYGLDEWRARLGVTFQEFARFEVAAADNVGFGAVEHLDDRAGIRSAIEAVNLHELLDNLPRGIQTPLARHLEDGADLSGGQWQRVALARALFGLRHGASILVLDEPTASLDVRAEAGFFREFAQLTEGATTLLISHRFSTVRQADRIVVLDGGRVAESGSHDELMAQEGEYARLFRLQADRFTGQTARTA; from the coding sequence ATGACGCCGGAGACGCGCCGGCAGACCCTGATCCGGCTGACCCGGGACCGGCTGGAGATCGCCCGGCTGACCGGGCGCGCGGGCTCGCCGATGATCGTCGCCGCGGTGCTGGTCAATCTGGTCGTCGGGTTGTTGCCGCCGGCGTTCGTGGTGGCCTCCTCGATTCTGCTCGGCAAGGTGCCGGCCGCAGTCGTCGCGGGCCTGGGCTCGCCAGAGTGGGACGACCTCGTGATCGCCTTCCTGCTAGCCGCAGCGGCCTTCGTCGGGCAGCAGATCGTCGCGCCAGTGCAGGAGTTGTTCGGCAAGCTCGTGGCCCGGCGTATCGACGGCCTGGTCAGCGATGAGCTGATGGCCATCGCAACCAGCACCGACGGGATTGGCCCCCTGGAAGACCCGGGCCTGGTGGAGCACCTCCGGGTGGCCGCCCGGGAGCTGGAGAACTGGCTGTTCAGCCCGGGCGAGGCGTGTGCCGGCCTGGTCGCTCTGGTCGGGCGCTACACGCAGCTGGCCGGCTATGCCGTGGTGGTCGGCGTGCTGCTGTCGTGGCCCGCGGCGGCGGCGATGACCGCCGCCGTGGTGCTGCAGCGGTACGGGCAGCGCGGTGGCCTGCGGATGTTCGCCGAGGAGCGGTTCCTGCTCGACCCGCAGGAGCTCAGAAACGACTACCTGCGTGAGGTGGCCAGCGCGGCGGGTTCGGCCAAGGAGATGCGCGTCTTCGGGCTCCACCACTTCTTCGTGGACTTCTGGCGCCAGAGCTACCTCGAATGGCTGGTGCCGGTGTGGAAGGCGCGCCGGCGGATCTACCTGTGGCGGTTCCTCGGGATTACGTCTTTCAGCCTGGTCATCACCGCTGCGGTGTTGGCCTTCACCGGCCGCGTCGCGACGGATGTGACGGCCGGGCTCACCCTCACCGGGTTCGCCATGGTCATGCAGGCGGCGCTCGGCGCGCTGCGGCTGGGCGAGTACTACCCGGAGTCGGACCTGCAGACCGCCCTCGGTATGCATGCCTATCAGAAGGTCAAGAGCTTCCGCGAGGGGGTCGCCGGGTACGCCGGACAGACCGCCGGGGAGGTCGCGCCGCCCACGCCGGCGACCGGGATGATCCAGTTCGACCGGGTGAGCTTCCACTACCCGGGCGACAAGCGGATGATCTTTCAGGAGCTGGACCTCACCATCCCGATCGGTCAGTGCACGGCCCTGGTCGGCGTCAACGGCGCCGGCAAGACCACCCTGGTCAAGCTGCTTGCCCGGCTGTACGAGCCCACGTCGGGCACGATCTGGCTGGACGGGGTTGACATCCGCTCGTACGGGCTGGACGAGTGGCGTGCCCGGCTCGGTGTCACCTTCCAGGAGTTCGCCCGGTTCGAGGTGGCGGCCGCCGACAATGTCGGCTTCGGCGCGGTGGAGCACCTCGACGATCGGGCCGGGATCCGGTCCGCGATTGAGGCGGTGAACCTGCACGAACTGCTCGACAACCTGCCGCGCGGCATCCAGACCCCGTTGGCCCGGCACCTGGAGGACGGCGCCGACCTGTCCGGCGGCCAGTGGCAGCGGGTGGCGCTCGCCCGGGCCCTGTTCGGCCTGCGCCACGGCGCGTCGATCCTGGTGCTCGACGAGCCCACGGCCAGTCTGGACGTCCGTGCCGAGGCCGGATTCTTTCGGGAGTTCGCCCAGCTCACTGAAGGTGCAACGACGCTGTTGATCTCTCACCGATTCTCCACGGTGAGACAGGCGGACCGGATCGTGGTGCTCGACGGCGGCCGGGTGGCCGAGAGTGGCAGCCACGACGAGCTGATGGCCCAGGAGGGCGAGTACGCACGACTGTTCCGGTTGCAGGCCGACCGGTTCACCGGCCAGACGGCGAGGACGGCATGA
- a CDS encoding ABC transporter ATP-binding protein, translated as MRTTVSGAWRLLVIAWRANRRKTVAATVLMVAGTVGNPLLALVMGVMTDAVVSGQVGAAVWYGVAAAVLTIVSLTFAHFSQIFYTELAELAEIPVVRDLILLSNGSDGIEHQERAEYADELTVLQRESRGLIGALESMFGVLGLSLAAVFTAILLAGLNPVLLLLPLAAVPPLICGRWAESRIDRAKTDTAEPTRAALNLFRLSTSARFAGELRVFQLSDELRRRHMREWQRASRGLVRSYGMAAAVRTLGQVIFGLAYVGAVLLVVREAITGRRTIGDVVLVIVLATQVNQQVTAAVTLLATLQRMGSMLRRLDFVRELVKVDYPVPVDQEPPARLTSGIELQDVDFTYPGTGDPVLSDVSLSLPAGSSVAIVGENGAGKTTLVKLLCGLYRPTTGQILVDGTDLRRIPAESWRRHLSAGFQDFVRFELRAGEVVGLGDVSRMGDDGAILGALSRAQGGDVLARLEHGLDTQLGTSYTEGTELSGGQWQKLALGRALMREAPLLLVLDEPTSALDPQAEHRLFESYAQQASQLRSSTGAITLFVSHRFSTVRMADLIIVLRDGRVVESGSHDELMRRGGLYADLFSLQAEAYR; from the coding sequence ATGAGGACGACGGTGAGCGGAGCCTGGCGATTGCTGGTGATCGCCTGGCGGGCGAATCGCCGCAAGACCGTCGCGGCGACGGTTCTGATGGTGGCCGGCACCGTGGGCAACCCGCTGCTGGCGCTGGTGATGGGCGTGATGACCGACGCTGTCGTCTCCGGGCAGGTCGGCGCGGCTGTCTGGTACGGCGTCGCGGCCGCGGTCCTGACCATCGTGAGCCTGACCTTCGCGCACTTCTCGCAGATCTTCTACACAGAGCTGGCCGAGCTGGCCGAGATCCCCGTGGTGCGGGATCTGATCCTGCTCAGCAACGGCTCCGATGGGATCGAACACCAGGAGCGAGCCGAGTATGCCGACGAGCTGACCGTGCTGCAGCGGGAGAGCCGCGGGCTGATCGGCGCGCTGGAGTCGATGTTCGGGGTGCTGGGCCTGAGCCTGGCCGCGGTGTTCACCGCCATCCTGCTGGCTGGCCTGAACCCGGTTCTGCTTCTCCTGCCGCTCGCGGCGGTGCCGCCGCTGATCTGCGGACGCTGGGCCGAGTCGCGGATCGACCGAGCCAAGACCGACACCGCCGAGCCGACCCGGGCCGCCCTCAACCTGTTCCGGCTGTCCACCTCGGCCCGGTTCGCCGGTGAGCTGCGGGTCTTCCAGCTCAGCGACGAGCTGCGCCGGCGGCACATGCGGGAATGGCAGCGGGCGAGCCGGGGCCTGGTCCGGTCATACGGGATGGCCGCCGCCGTCCGGACCCTCGGACAGGTGATCTTCGGCCTGGCCTACGTCGGCGCGGTCCTGCTGGTCGTACGGGAGGCCATCACCGGCCGCCGCACCATCGGCGACGTGGTCCTAGTCATCGTCCTCGCCACGCAGGTTAACCAGCAGGTCACCGCGGCGGTCACGCTCCTGGCCACCCTGCAGCGGATGGGCAGCATGCTGCGCCGCCTGGACTTCGTGCGGGAGCTGGTCAAGGTCGACTACCCAGTGCCGGTCGACCAAGAGCCACCGGCCCGGCTGACCAGCGGGATCGAGCTGCAGGACGTGGACTTCACCTATCCCGGCACCGGTGATCCGGTGCTGAGCGACGTGTCGCTGAGCCTGCCGGCCGGGTCCAGCGTGGCCATCGTCGGCGAGAACGGCGCTGGCAAGACCACCCTGGTCAAGCTGCTCTGCGGCCTGTACAGGCCGACCACGGGACAGATCCTGGTAGACGGCACCGACCTGCGCCGAATCCCGGCCGAGTCGTGGCGCAGGCATCTGTCGGCGGGCTTCCAGGACTTCGTCCGTTTCGAGCTGCGCGCTGGCGAGGTGGTCGGTCTCGGCGACGTGAGCCGGATGGGGGACGACGGCGCGATCCTCGGCGCGCTGAGCCGGGCACAGGGCGGCGACGTCCTGGCCAGGCTGGAACACGGCCTGGACACCCAGCTCGGCACGAGCTACACCGAGGGCACCGAGCTCTCGGGTGGACAGTGGCAGAAGCTCGCGCTAGGCCGGGCCCTCATGCGCGAGGCGCCGTTGTTGCTGGTGCTCGACGAGCCGACGTCGGCGCTGGATCCGCAGGCCGAGCACCGGTTGTTCGAGTCGTACGCCCAGCAGGCTTCGCAGTTGCGGTCGAGCACCGGCGCGATCACCCTGTTCGTATCGCACCGCTTCTCGACGGTGCGCATGGCGGACCTGATCATCGTATTGCGCGATGGCCGGGTGGTCGAGAGCGGCAGCCATGACGAACTGATGCGACGCGGCGGGCTCTACGCCGACCTGTTCAGCCTCCAGGCCGAGGCTTACCGCTAG
- a CDS encoding alpha/beta hydrolase, which produces MTAPTFVFVHGAASNSFTWAPMQRELALRGHRSLAVDLPGHGFGATFPAAYQAPQDLAGLATAPSAIAGIGHADNVAHVLDVVKRVREHGPVILVGHSRGGVTLTGVGNAAPELVDRLVYISAWCCVDDTPAGYQTSAENASSALSGIGGLIAANPAELGALRFNWRTADAELLATLREAMLADGTDDEFHGYLNTLEPDESLDAGEERVNAKTWGRIPRTYVRLTADRSIPVALQDRFIAEADALTPGNRFDVRSLDISHAGVLVRPGEAAALLSSLVQA; this is translated from the coding sequence ATGACTGCTCCGACCTTCGTTTTCGTCCACGGTGCCGCCAGTAACTCGTTCACCTGGGCACCCATGCAGCGGGAGTTGGCCCTGCGCGGGCATCGTTCGCTCGCCGTCGACCTGCCCGGACATGGGTTCGGCGCAACGTTTCCGGCGGCATATCAGGCGCCGCAGGATCTCGCTGGCCTTGCGACCGCGCCGAGCGCGATCGCCGGCATCGGGCACGCGGACAACGTGGCCCACGTCCTGGACGTGGTGAAGCGGGTACGCGAGCACGGGCCGGTGATCCTGGTCGGGCACAGCCGAGGTGGGGTCACCCTGACCGGGGTCGGCAACGCCGCGCCGGAACTGGTGGACCGGTTGGTCTATATCTCGGCGTGGTGCTGTGTCGACGACACCCCGGCCGGATATCAGACCTCGGCGGAGAACGCGTCGTCTGCGTTGTCCGGCATCGGTGGCCTGATCGCCGCGAATCCGGCGGAACTCGGCGCGTTGCGCTTCAACTGGCGTACCGCCGACGCCGAACTGCTCGCAACGCTTCGGGAGGCGATGCTGGCCGACGGCACCGACGACGAGTTCCACGGATATCTGAACACCCTGGAGCCGGACGAGAGTCTGGACGCCGGCGAGGAGCGGGTCAACGCCAAGACCTGGGGCCGGATCCCGCGCACATACGTGCGGCTCACCGCCGACCGATCGATTCCGGTCGCGCTCCAGGACCGGTTCATCGCCGAGGCTGACGCGCTGACCCCCGGCAACCGGTTCGACGTCCGGTCGCTCGATATCAGCCACGCCGGTGTACTGGTCCGCCCAGGCGAGGCTGCGGCCCTGCTCTCATCACTGGTCCAGGCGTGA